The sequence below is a genomic window from Hymenobacter psoromatis.
TCCACACTCAATTAATCCAGAAAGGCCAGAAAGCACGTCTTTGGGATGTTTGTATTGTGTGTATTCTAAGCACTTAGTCATTTCTAGATAAAACTCGTCTTTTTTTGGCTTTAAGACATTGATTATAAAGCCAAAAACCCTAATAGCAGACTTTGGTAATTCCCAAAATGCGGTAAACTGGCTGAGGTACACTTTGGCAAACTTTTCCTCATCCACCTCGACAAATTTCATGAAGGCTGTGTGCCCTTCTACCTCGCCATCAGAGTTCACTATCATCTGGATTTCATCCCGATTTTTTGACCGCATAACCTGAGTTTTGCGAATCACTTTGATGTCCTCGATGGCCTTTTCAATGAAAGGATTTTCCTTGAAAGCCTCGTATTTTTTTACCGATTTGTAGGCCATAATGGTAAATTTTATTTACCTCGAAGGTACAAGGTATTTACTAAATAGTACCTTCATTTGGTAAATTTTATTTACCAAATTCTGCTTTTATATGGAAAGTGAAAAGTACCAGGTTGGTAAATTAAATTTACCAACCTGGTAAATGACCCCTACTGAGTATCAGTGAGTTAGAGGCGTTTGCTTCTTAGACTCTTAAAAAGCGGAAAAAACGGGTGTTTTTGGGGTGTTTTTTCGATGGTCGGGAAGGCGAAGTATTTGGGGCTTTAAAATGGGGTTACCTCCCAATTCCACGACCCCGACTCTGGCCTCTGTCTTGTGCCTGGTCTTTGGCCTGCTGGGCGGTGCGCTCGACGGCAGCGGTGAGCTGCGCCTCTAGGGCTTGGCCATTGGGGCGTAGCTCACTGATGGGGAAGGTGGCTCCGGTCTGCTCGTGAGTGAGTATCACCTTCCCCGGCTCCCTAGCCTGTCCCTCGTAGCCGGCAGCCTTCAGCTTGGCCACGAAGTCGGCGGCGTCTTTCACGGGCTGGGTTAGGGTCTGCTCGATGGTCTGCACGAGCGCCTGGCGCGTTTCCTCACGGATTTCCTGCCCTAGCTGGCGTAAAACGGG
It includes:
- a CDS encoding RepA protein, with the protein product MAYKSVKKYEAFKENPFIEKAIEDIKVIRKTQVMRSKNRDEIQMIVNSDGEVEGHTAFMKFVEVDEEKFAKVYLSQFTAFWELPKSAIRVFGFIINVLKPKKDEFYLEMTKCLEYTQYKHPKDVLSGLSGLIECGIIARSDSHFKYFINPLVVFNGDRVTFAKTYIKKKKEANKSQLDLFQEVEVLPSAKPKKAVSSDKTQKIMESKRKRHEANSSELGAVGKK